In Blautia wexlerae DSM 19850, a single window of DNA contains:
- a CDS encoding Cof-type HAD-IIB family hydrolase has translation MIKLIASDIDGTLVKDGTLAIDREYMEVIGRLIDKGIVFVACSGRQYRSERKLFAPVADRLLYISDGGTVVRTPKEILKVDTLPDEIWKGMCSMVRENMPSCDYFISTPERCFAEDGGSQMFHWLRDSYGYDIHEVPEMLKLEGQQVNKFAVYHPNACEEMCAPLFTPTWKDKTVMAAAGKEWMDCTAPGSGKGPSVAFLQEYLGISPDETCTFGDNLNDIEMLQNTGLSYAVSNSRPEVQAAAKDTCPPYWENGVLQILKSFL, from the coding sequence GTAAAGGATGGGACTCTGGCTATTGACAGGGAGTATATGGAGGTTATCGGAAGGCTGATTGATAAGGGGATTGTGTTTGTGGCATGCTCCGGACGGCAGTACAGAAGTGAGAGAAAACTGTTTGCCCCTGTCGCAGACAGACTGCTTTATATCTCTGACGGAGGAACTGTTGTACGGACTCCGAAGGAGATTCTGAAAGTGGATACTCTGCCGGACGAAATCTGGAAAGGAATGTGTTCTATGGTAAGAGAGAATATGCCTTCCTGTGATTATTTTATTTCCACACCTGAACGCTGTTTCGCAGAAGACGGAGGCAGCCAGATGTTTCACTGGCTGAGAGATTCTTACGGATATGATATCCATGAAGTTCCGGAAATGTTAAAACTCGAGGGGCAGCAGGTAAACAAATTTGCTGTCTACCACCCCAACGCCTGTGAGGAAATGTGCGCCCCTTTATTCACTCCCACCTGGAAAGACAAAACAGTTATGGCTGCCGCCGGCAAGGAATGGATGGACTGTACTGCCCCGGGTTCCGGCAAAGGTCCTTCCGTTGCTTTCCTTCAGGAATATCTGGGAATTTCACCTGACGAAACCTGCACTTTCGGAGATAACCTCAACGATATTGAAATGCTTCAGAATACCGGTCTCAGCTACGCAGTTTCCAACTCCCGTCCGGAAGTACAGGCTGCTGCCAAAGATACCTGCCCACCCTACTGGGAAAACGGAGTTCTGCAGATTCTGAAATCCTTTTTATAA
- the trpA gene encoding tryptophan synthase subunit alpha — translation MNKRITEAFEKGKAFIPFITCGDPSLEVTEQLVYAMEEAGADLIELGIPFSDPTAEGPVIQRANVRALSGGVTTDKVFDMVVKIRKNSSVPMVFMTYANVVFSYGTERFIKTAAEIGMDGLILPDVPFEEKEEFDSVCKKYGIDLISLIAPTSHERVAQIAKDAEGFVYCVSSLGVTGTRTNITTDIGAMVKLVKAVKDIPCAVGFGISTPEQAKKMAAQSDGAIVGSAIVKLCAEHGADCVPYVKEYVKAMKDAVMEA, via the coding sequence ATGAATAAGAGAATTACAGAAGCATTTGAAAAAGGAAAGGCATTTATCCCGTTTATTACCTGTGGAGATCCGTCTCTGGAAGTGACAGAGCAGCTTGTCTATGCAATGGAGGAAGCTGGTGCAGACCTGATCGAGCTTGGGATTCCGTTTTCTGATCCTACAGCAGAGGGACCGGTGATCCAGAGAGCAAATGTGAGAGCACTTTCAGGTGGTGTGACTACAGACAAGGTATTTGACATGGTGGTAAAGATCAGAAAGAACAGTTCTGTTCCTATGGTGTTTATGACTTATGCAAACGTGGTATTTTCTTACGGAACGGAGCGGTTTATTAAAACAGCTGCAGAAATCGGAATGGATGGTTTGATTTTGCCGGATGTGCCATTTGAGGAAAAAGAAGAGTTTGACAGTGTATGTAAGAAATACGGTATTGATCTGATCTCTCTGATCGCGCCGACTTCTCATGAGAGGGTCGCACAGATTGCGAAGGATGCGGAAGGGTTTGTGTATTGTGTTTCTTCTCTTGGTGTTACAGGAACAAGAACTAATATTACTACGGATATCGGAGCTATGGTGAAGTTAGTGAAGGCTGTGAAGGATATTCCATGTGCTGTGGGATTTGGTATTTCTACGCCGGAGCAGGCGAAGAAGATGGCAGCACAGTCGGACGGGGCTATTGTGGGATCTGCTATTGTTAAGTTGTGTGCAGAACATGGAGCGGACTGTGTACCGTATGTGAAAGAGTATGTGAAAGCTATGAAGGATGCGGTAATGGAAGCTTAA
- the trpB gene encoding tryptophan synthase subunit beta, whose translation MSKGRFGIHGGQYIPETLMNAVIELEEAYNHYKDDPEFNAELTELLNEYAGRPSRLYFASHMTEDLGGAKVYLKREDLNHTGAHKINNVLGQVLLAKKMGKTRVIAETGAGQHGVATATAAALMGMECEIFMGKEDTERQALNVYRMRLLGAKVNAVTSGTATLKDAVSETMREWTNRISDTHYVLGSVMGPHPFPTIVRDFQAVISKEIKEQILEKEGRLPDAVLACVGGGSNAIGTFYNFINDKDVRLIGCEAAGRGVNTAETAATIATGKPGIFHGMKSYFCQDEYGQIAPVYSISAGLDYPGIGPEHAHLYDTGRAEYVPVTDEEAVEAFEYLSRTEGIIPAIESAHAVAYAKKIVPQMRKDQIVVITISGRGDKDCAAIARYRGEDIHE comes from the coding sequence ATGTCAAAAGGAAGATTCGGCATCCATGGAGGACAGTACATTCCGGAAACACTGATGAATGCTGTCATCGAATTGGAGGAAGCCTACAACCATTATAAAGATGATCCGGAGTTTAACGCAGAGCTTACAGAGCTTCTGAACGAATATGCAGGAAGACCATCCCGTCTCTACTTTGCATCTCACATGACAGAAGATCTGGGTGGAGCAAAAGTATACTTAAAGAGAGAAGACTTAAACCATACAGGTGCTCACAAAATCAACAATGTACTTGGCCAGGTACTTCTTGCAAAAAAAATGGGCAAGACCCGTGTCATTGCAGAAACAGGCGCAGGTCAGCATGGTGTGGCAACAGCAACAGCAGCAGCTCTTATGGGTATGGAATGTGAAATCTTCATGGGAAAAGAAGACACAGAACGTCAGGCATTAAATGTATACAGAATGCGTCTTCTGGGTGCAAAGGTCAATGCAGTTACTTCCGGTACCGCAACACTGAAGGATGCTGTTTCCGAGACAATGAGAGAGTGGACAAACCGTATTTCCGATACACATTATGTACTTGGTTCTGTAATGGGACCTCATCCGTTCCCTACAATTGTTCGCGATTTTCAGGCAGTGATCTCCAAAGAAATCAAAGAGCAGATCCTTGAAAAAGAGGGTAGACTTCCGGATGCAGTGCTGGCATGTGTGGGCGGTGGTTCCAATGCAATCGGAACATTTTACAATTTTATCAATGACAAAGATGTCCGTCTGATCGGATGTGAGGCAGCAGGACGTGGCGTAAATACGGCAGAGACAGCAGCTACCATTGCAACCGGCAAACCGGGAATCTTCCATGGAATGAAATCTTATTTCTGCCAGGATGAATATGGTCAGATCGCACCTGTATATTCCATTTCCGCAGGTCTGGATTATCCGGGAATCGGACCGGAACATGCGCATCTCTATGATACAGGACGTGCAGAATATGTACCTGTCACAGACGAAGAAGCAGTAGAGGCATTTGAATATCTCTCCAGAACAGAGGGAATCATTCCTGCTATTGAGAGTGCTCATGCAGTAGCTTACGCAAAGAAAATTGTTCCGCAGATGAGAAAAGACCAGATCGTGGTCATTACAATTTCCGGACGTGGAGATAAGGACTGCGCAGCAATCGCGCGTTACAGAGGGGAGGATATTCATGAATAA
- a CDS encoding phosphoribosylanthranilate isomerase, with protein sequence MTREQQQRTKIKICGLKRPEDITYVNEAKPDYCGFIIEFPKSSRNVTGALVRELTAKLNPDIIPVGVFVNAAPERVEELLLDGTIHIAQLHGQEDEAYIRRIQKNTGHQVIKAFSVKTAQDIENAMKSPADYILLDQGGGGTGQTFDWSLIPEIDRPFFLAGGLGADNLETAVRTIHPYAVDLSSSVETDGMKDRDKILKAIQLVHIKSERI encoded by the coding sequence ATGACCAGAGAACAACAGCAAAGAACCAAAATCAAAATCTGTGGTCTGAAACGCCCGGAAGACATTACCTATGTAAATGAAGCAAAACCTGATTACTGCGGATTTATCATAGAATTTCCGAAGAGCAGCAGAAATGTTACAGGTGCATTGGTGAGAGAACTTACTGCAAAACTTAATCCGGACATTATCCCTGTAGGTGTTTTTGTAAATGCAGCACCTGAGCGTGTGGAGGAACTGCTTCTTGACGGAACTATCCATATTGCACAGCTTCATGGACAGGAAGATGAGGCATATATACGGAGAATCCAAAAGAATACAGGGCATCAGGTTATAAAGGCTTTTTCCGTAAAAACAGCTCAGGATATTGAAAATGCCATGAAAAGTCCGGCAGATTATATACTGCTTGATCAGGGTGGCGGTGGAACCGGACAGACCTTTGACTGGTCACTGATCCCGGAGATAGACAGACCGTTTTTCCTGGCAGGAGGACTGGGTGCAGATAATCTGGAAACAGCCGTCCGGACTATTCATCCCTATGCAGTAGATCTGAGCAGCAGCGTGGAGACGGATGGAATGAAAGACAGAGATAAGATTTTGAAGGCAATTCAACTGGTGCATATAAAATCAGAAAGAATATAG
- the trpC gene encoding indole-3-glycerol phosphate synthase TrpC, producing the protein MKNILEEIAARTRERIAKEKSDISVSELENQIQEVNKNAGQKITFLQALKKDGMSYICEVKKASPSKGLIAPDFPYLAIAKEYEQAGASAISCLTEPFYFQGADQYLKEIAATVQIPVLRKDFTVDEYMIYQAKSLGASAVLLICAILDDGELRAYRQLAKELGLDALVEAHDEYEVDRALNLGAEIVGVNNRDLRTFQVDMNNSIRLRKMAPDNVVFVSESGIRTPEDIRILYENKVDGVLIGETLMRSPDKKVALESLNGSPLR; encoded by the coding sequence ATGAAGAATATATTAGAAGAAATAGCAGCCAGAACAAGAGAAAGAATTGCAAAAGAAAAGTCAGATATTTCTGTTTCGGAGCTGGAGAACCAGATTCAGGAAGTAAATAAAAATGCAGGGCAGAAAATCACATTTCTCCAGGCATTAAAAAAAGATGGTATGTCCTATATCTGCGAGGTAAAGAAAGCCTCCCCCTCAAAGGGACTGATCGCACCGGATTTTCCATATCTGGCAATTGCAAAGGAATATGAACAGGCAGGTGCAAGTGCAATCTCCTGTCTCACAGAACCTTTTTATTTCCAGGGAGCAGACCAGTATCTGAAAGAAATCGCAGCCACTGTACAGATACCTGTACTCCGCAAGGATTTTACAGTAGATGAATATATGATCTATCAGGCGAAATCCCTTGGTGCTTCCGCGGTATTGCTTATCTGCGCCATCCTGGATGACGGAGAATTAAGAGCATACAGACAGCTTGCAAAAGAGCTGGGACTGGATGCACTGGTAGAAGCACACGATGAGTACGAAGTGGACAGGGCCTTAAATCTCGGGGCAGAGATCGTGGGAGTCAATAACCGGGATCTGAGAACCTTTCAGGTAGATATGAATAACAGCATCCGCCTGAGAAAAATGGCACCGGACAATGTAGTTTTTGTTTCCGAGAGCGGAATCCGCACCCCGGAGGATATCCGAATTCTTTATGAGAATAAAGTGGATGGGGTACTGATCGGGGAAACACTGATGCGAAGCCCGGACAAGAAAGTAGCACTGGAAAGCCTGAATGGCAGCCCGTTACGCTGA
- the trpD gene encoding anthranilate phosphoribosyltransferase, with the protein MIKEAIIKLSKKQDLAYAEAEAVMDEIMSGQATPVQMSAYLTALALKGETIDEITASAAGMRAHCIKLLHNLDVLEIVGTGGDGSNSFNISTTSSLVIAAGGVPVAKHGNRAASSKSGAADVLEALGVKITLTPERSAEILKKINICFLFAQNYHIAMKYVAPIRKELGIRTVFNILGPLSNPAGANMELMGVYDQSLVEPLAQVMANLGVNRGMVVYGQDSLDEISMCAPTSVCEIRDGKFTSYEITPEQFGYERCEKGALTGGTPAENAEITKAILKGEEKGPKRQAVCLNAGAALYIAGKATSIEEGVKLAESLIDSGAALKKLEEFVEETNK; encoded by the coding sequence ATGATTAAGGAAGCCATTATTAAATTATCAAAGAAACAGGATTTAGCTTATGCGGAAGCAGAAGCTGTAATGGACGAGATTATGAGCGGTCAGGCAACGCCTGTACAGATGTCTGCTTATCTTACTGCATTAGCTTTAAAAGGAGAGACAATTGATGAAATCACAGCTTCCGCAGCAGGAATGAGAGCTCACTGTATCAAACTTCTCCACAACCTGGATGTGCTTGAAATCGTGGGTACCGGCGGAGACGGTTCTAATTCCTTCAATATTTCCACTACTTCTTCTCTGGTGATCGCAGCAGGCGGTGTTCCGGTTGCAAAACATGGAAACAGGGCAGCATCCTCCAAATCCGGTGCAGCAGATGTTCTGGAAGCACTGGGAGTGAAGATTACACTGACGCCGGAACGCAGTGCAGAGATCCTGAAAAAGATCAACATCTGCTTCCTGTTTGCGCAGAATTATCACATTGCAATGAAATATGTGGCACCGATCCGTAAAGAGCTAGGAATCCGTACTGTATTTAACATTCTTGGACCGTTAAGTAATCCGGCAGGTGCAAACATGGAACTGATGGGAGTTTACGATCAGTCACTGGTGGAGCCACTGGCACAGGTTATGGCAAATCTGGGCGTTAACAGAGGAATGGTTGTCTATGGACAGGACAGTCTGGATGAGATTTCCATGTGCGCACCTACTTCTGTATGTGAGATCAGGGATGGCAAATTTACTTCCTATGAGATCACACCGGAACAGTTTGGATATGAGAGATGTGAGAAGGGTGCCCTGACAGGTGGTACACCTGCAGAAAATGCAGAGATCACAAAAGCAATCCTGAAAGGTGAGGAAAAAGGTCCGAAGCGTCAGGCGGTATGTTTAAATGCAGGTGCAGCACTCTATATCGCAGGAAAAGCCACTTCTATAGAAGAAGGAGTGAAGCTGGCAGAATCCCTCATCGACAGTGGTGCAGCACTGAAGAAACTGGAAGAATTTGTAGAAGAGACAAATAAATAA
- a CDS encoding anthranilate synthase component II: MILLIDNYDSFSYNLYQLIGTVEPDIKVVRNDECTLEEIAEMKPEAIILSPGPGRPEDAGICIPVIKEFAGKIPILGVCLGHQSICEAFGGTVSYAKELMHGKKKLMYKAGESQLFKGLPDTFAAARYHSLAALKDTLPAELRVTAESEDGEVMAVEHTKYPVFGVQFHPESVMTPDGRVMIENFMEVVRND; this comes from the coding sequence ATGATATTACTGATCGATAATTATGACAGCTTTTCCTATAACTTATATCAGCTCATCGGCACAGTGGAACCGGACATCAAAGTAGTGAGAAACGATGAGTGTACACTGGAAGAAATCGCAGAGATGAAACCGGAAGCCATCATTTTATCCCCTGGTCCGGGAAGGCCGGAGGATGCAGGTATCTGTATTCCGGTGATTAAAGAATTTGCAGGAAAAATCCCCATCCTGGGTGTGTGCCTGGGACATCAGTCCATCTGCGAAGCCTTTGGAGGAACAGTTTCCTATGCAAAAGAGCTGATGCATGGAAAGAAAAAACTGATGTATAAAGCAGGAGAAAGTCAGCTTTTCAAGGGGCTGCCGGATACCTTTGCAGCAGCCAGATATCATTCCCTGGCAGCGTTAAAGGATACCCTGCCTGCAGAACTTAGGGTAACAGCAGAGTCAGAGGACGGAGAGGTCATGGCAGTGGAACATACGAAATATCCTGTGTTCGGAGTACAATTTCATCCTGAATCTGTAATGACACCGGACGGCAGAGTGATGATAGAGAACTTTATGGAGGTAGTGAGAAATGATTAA
- the trpE gene encoding anthranilate synthase component I produces the protein MYPTLETIRQLARTKEYRRIPLCRELYADRYTPVEVMRILRKASRHCYLLESASQTEVWGRYSFLGYEPSMEITCTDGTLKIRTTDAEGKTEETVRQVTHPGDTLREIIRKYKTPVMEKMPPFTGGLVGYFSYDYIKYSEPKLKLEDREQQDFRDMDLMLFDQVIVFDHFRQKVLLITGVMTEDLEASYEKAVKKLKEMAQLIRNGEHMEFEPLRLQSEIQPKFPKKKYAEMVEKAKHYIREGDIFQVVLSNPMRAKATGSLFDTYRVLRASNPSPYMFYFSSDDIELAGASPETLAKLENGTLSTFPLAGTRPRGKTREEDKELEEGLLKDEKELAEHNMLVDLGRNDIGKISKIGTVKVEKYLCVERFSHVMHLGSTVTGIIRDDKDAVDAVDAILPAGTLSGAPKFRACQIIEELEQSKRGIYGGAIGYLDFAGNLDTCIAIRLVYKKNGEICIRSGAGIVADSVPEKEFQECCNKARAVVQAIEQAQEGLE, from the coding sequence ATGTATCCAACATTAGAAACCATCAGGCAGCTTGCACGGACAAAAGAATATCGTCGTATTCCTCTGTGCAGAGAACTTTATGCAGACAGATATACACCGGTAGAGGTAATGCGCATTTTGCGAAAAGCCAGCCGCCATTGTTACCTGCTGGAAAGTGCCAGCCAGACAGAAGTGTGGGGCAGGTATTCTTTCCTGGGGTATGAACCGTCCATGGAGATTACCTGTACAGACGGAACATTGAAGATCCGGACAACCGATGCTGAGGGAAAAACAGAGGAAACCGTAAGGCAGGTCACACATCCCGGTGATACTCTCAGAGAAATCATCCGGAAATATAAAACCCCGGTAATGGAAAAGATGCCTCCTTTTACAGGCGGTCTTGTAGGATATTTCTCCTACGATTATATCAAATACAGTGAACCCAAGCTGAAACTGGAGGACAGGGAACAGCAGGATTTCAGGGACATGGATTTAATGCTTTTTGATCAGGTGATCGTATTTGACCATTTCAGACAGAAAGTACTTCTGATCACAGGTGTGATGACAGAGGATCTGGAAGCCTCCTACGAGAAAGCAGTAAAGAAATTGAAGGAAATGGCGCAGCTGATCCGAAACGGGGAGCATATGGAATTTGAACCGCTGAGACTTCAGTCAGAAATACAGCCGAAATTTCCGAAAAAAAAATATGCAGAGATGGTGGAGAAAGCCAAACATTACATCAGAGAAGGTGATATTTTCCAGGTAGTACTTTCCAATCCCATGCGTGCGAAAGCAACAGGAAGCCTGTTTGATACTTACCGGGTTCTTCGGGCATCTAATCCTTCTCCTTATATGTTTTATTTCTCCAGTGATGACATTGAACTGGCAGGTGCTTCTCCGGAAACCCTTGCGAAGCTGGAAAATGGTACCTTAAGTACCTTCCCTCTGGCAGGAACCAGACCAAGAGGAAAGACAAGAGAAGAGGATAAAGAACTTGAAGAGGGACTTCTGAAAGATGAGAAAGAGCTGGCAGAACACAATATGCTGGTAGACCTGGGAAGAAACGATATTGGAAAGATCAGCAAGATCGGAACTGTAAAAGTAGAAAAGTATCTCTGCGTAGAACGTTTTTCCCATGTAATGCATCTGGGCTCCACAGTAACAGGGATTATCCGGGATGATAAAGATGCTGTGGATGCAGTGGACGCAATCCTTCCGGCAGGAACCCTTTCCGGAGCACCCAAATTCAGAGCCTGCCAGATCATCGAGGAACTGGAACAGAGCAAACGAGGCATTTACGGAGGCGCCATCGGATATCTGGATTTTGCAGGAAATCTGGATACCTGTATTGCCATCCGCCTGGTTTATAAGAAAAACGGAGAAATCTGTATCCGTTCAGGTGCTGGAATCGTGGCAGACAGTGTACCGGAAAAGGAATTTCAGGAATGCTGCAACAAGGCAAGAGCAGTGGTACAGGCAATTGAACAGGCACAGGAGGGATTAGAATGA
- a CDS encoding uracil-xanthine permease family protein, producing MEKQEKNTVTPYDLDGRPPLKLAIPLGLQHVLAMFVGNLTPLLIITAACGIEAGGELQVALLQNAMLIAGIVTLVQVFTIGPVGGKLPIVMGTSSGFIGVCQSVAGVMGNGVVAYGAIMAASFIGGLFETVLGSFLKPLRKFFPSVVTGTVVLSIGLSLIAVGISSFGGGSSAKDYGSLENLFVGFVVLVVIVVLKHGTKGFTSFASILIGIIVGYVLVSIMATVLPTTFTYVDDAGATVEATKSWVLNWDKVASASWFAVPKIMPVKWVFDARAIVPICIMFIVTAVETVGDISGITEGGLGREATDKELSGGVMCDGLGSSLAAVFGVLPNTSFSQNVGLVAMNKVVNRFSIATGGIFLIACGLFPKLAALISIMPQSVLGGAAVMMFSSIVVSGIQLITKWPVTPRNVTIVSVALGLGYGLGANSAVLAHMPQAITLIFGGSGIVPAALFAIILNIVLPPDEKSEVEIAEEILDMKKKEAQKK from the coding sequence ATGGAGAAACAAGAGAAAAACACAGTAACACCCTACGACCTTGATGGAAGGCCGCCACTGAAGCTGGCGATTCCTCTTGGTTTGCAGCATGTGCTGGCTATGTTCGTAGGTAACCTTACACCGCTTCTGATCATCACAGCAGCCTGTGGAATCGAAGCCGGCGGAGAACTGCAGGTAGCACTTCTGCAGAATGCCATGCTGATTGCAGGTATTGTAACATTGGTTCAGGTATTTACCATAGGACCTGTGGGTGGTAAACTCCCCATCGTTATGGGAACCAGTTCCGGTTTTATTGGCGTATGCCAGAGTGTTGCAGGAGTCATGGGTAATGGAGTGGTTGCGTATGGTGCAATTATGGCGGCATCCTTTATCGGCGGTCTTTTTGAAACTGTACTTGGAAGCTTCCTGAAACCACTGAGAAAATTTTTTCCGTCAGTTGTAACAGGAACCGTTGTATTATCAATCGGTCTTTCACTGATCGCTGTTGGTATCAGTTCTTTTGGAGGAGGAAGTTCCGCTAAGGACTACGGTTCTCTGGAGAATCTGTTTGTAGGTTTTGTAGTTCTGGTCGTAATTGTCGTATTAAAACATGGGACGAAAGGATTTACAAGCTTTGCATCAATTCTGATCGGCATTATCGTTGGATATGTGCTGGTAAGTATTATGGCAACAGTTCTTCCTACAACATTTACCTATGTGGATGATGCAGGTGCAACAGTAGAAGCTACCAAATCCTGGGTTCTTAACTGGGATAAAGTAGCAAGCGCATCCTGGTTTGCAGTGCCGAAGATCATGCCTGTCAAATGGGTATTTGATGCAAGGGCAATCGTTCCGATCTGCATCATGTTTATTGTAACAGCTGTAGAAACTGTCGGTGATATTTCCGGTATCACAGAGGGCGGTCTTGGAAGAGAAGCTACAGACAAAGAGCTTTCCGGCGGCGTTATGTGTGATGGCCTTGGATCTTCACTGGCAGCAGTATTTGGCGTACTTCCGAATACTTCTTTCAGCCAGAACGTAGGTCTGGTTGCAATGAATAAGGTTGTAAATCGTTTCTCAATTGCAACAGGCGGTATTTTCCTTATCGCATGTGGTCTGTTTCCTAAGCTTGCAGCACTGATCTCCATCATGCCTCAGAGTGTACTGGGCGGTGCGGCAGTTATGATGTTCTCATCTATTGTTGTCAGCGGTATCCAGCTTATCACAAAATGGCCGGTAACTCCGAGAAACGTAACAATTGTCTCCGTTGCACTTGGTCTTGGCTATGGACTTGGGGCAAACTCAGCAGTCCTTGCACATATGCCGCAGGCAATCACATTGATCTTCGGCGGTTCAGGAATCGTACCTGCAGCACTGTTTGCTATCATTCTGAATATCGTGCTTCCACCGGATGAGAAATCCGAAGTTGAGATTGCAGAAGAGATTCTTGACATGAAGAAAAAAGAGGCACAGAAGAAATAG